The window aacatctttaaaaaaatgtactagCTCTATCTGCATGttcatgttatattaaatattaaatttctgtTACTAGAATACACCTGTATGTACAATGAAAGAAGTACTAGAAGACTATAGttgaaaataatgaatacaaaatatttccttctaaaatactattgtaataaataaaaaatatttctgataaaatacCAGTAATGTTCCATAAATCTAAAATTTTCAGATTAGCTTTACTTATTATTCTTATCTTCCATTTCCTTTATCTCATTTAACTTGCAAATAAGTGTGTTTCCAAACGTATCTCTATATAATGGACTGTATTTGTCTAAAAGAGCATACGGAGTTTCAAAATAAATGGCATCATCACTACAGTCTGTTTCAGCTTTGGAATTGAATTCATTACCAACAACACAGAATCCTCTAGATGACATTTCTACACATAGTTTTTGTCCTTCTTTTGTTTCAATGTTTAAATATACAGCACTTTCTGTAATGGGAAGAGCTGTCGATATGTGAATTTCTTTGACAGCAAAGCTCACATCTTCAACAACAGCTTGACCTTCTGCCTCCCATCCTGGTTCATCAAGCATGTCCTTCCCAGTGTTGCTATTATCAACCATTATTTGAAGGTTCTTTATCACCTCTTAAAAgactaaaataataagttaaggAATCATTAGTCTACAAGTTTCTTATATTAAATCAACATTTAACACAATAATTACAATCTATGAAAAGAACTGTAAgccaattttttgtttttattaatttagcagtaaatACAGTGTTTTTATGATAAAGTATAACATACAACCACCTCTTAAAACCAAAGTAGACAATTAAGACAAACAATTTGTTCACGATAAGAAACAACATATACAGAAAATGAATGCAATCAGTGCAAAGGAAATTCACTGAGGTTATATCGCTCAATAACCCTTGAAAGTACATTCTTGCTTAATATACTATAATGATTAAAATCACACACAAATTAATTGTATGATGATATTTTAATAGATTAACTTATCACTTTACAAATGCATATATGTAAAACAGTATGTGAAAATGTGGAACCTGGCAAGGTCCTCTCATATTTATGTGATTAAACCTCTATTGTACAGGTACAGCttactttttaaagttttcttcctCATAAATCCTGCACATATTCTtaactgaataataaacaaaaataacagaacAGATATGCCTAACTCTATTACAACACACTACTTACAGTTAGTAATTAAACATATGTACTTCAGTGTTTCATAACAGTAGCTGAAAATTCCAAGAATTTTCTCATTGCTAAACTTTATTCCACTCATTTCATATTACAGTTAccctttatattatatataatttctgattgaagtatttaatatgtataaacatatatacacacacacacttcattgGAGGATGTGGTTTAAAGGTACATTATACTAAAAACTTAAGACAAGCTACTGCCTACACCATGAAATGGATGGAAATCATATTACAACTCAAAATAATTGTACTACATTTATTTGATAAAGGTACAAGTATGGTGACTTTCAAAATGAATGCTGATATTTCTTAATTAACAGATGCAATATTTATAGTATGGAGCtgaattactaaaataaaataatatttaatgcatAATAAATTATTGGGTACTTTTATCATGgattataaatgtttcaaactttaaatacaaTGTCAGTGCAAGTTTATAAAGTTTACGCATGCTCTTAGAGGATtagggtttttgtttttttaattagatgttaaacaatactgtacaCGTTGAAACTGACAATGATGACTTCAAAATCCAACTGTACATACATCTTAGCAATTTGATGTTTGTATtccagaatatttttaaatgcacCAAAACATTACTAAACTatggaataatatttaaataacataaaatacctTTTTGCTATTTACACCATACAAAAACTGACCAAACATTTGTTGAAAAACATTATACAAGTTAAAACCAACATAAAGTGTTAAACCAGTCACAAAAAAAGAGAAGTTTATGTTTTTAGCACCATATTCATCCTTTAGGTTTAGCCAACCATTTCTGACTTGAAGGAAAATTCTAACAAAACACTAGTACTT of the Tachypleus tridentatus isolate NWPU-2018 chromosome 13, ASM421037v1, whole genome shotgun sequence genome contains:
- the LOC143236048 gene encoding GSK3-beta interaction protein-like — its product is MVDNSNTGKDMLDEPGWEAEGQAVVEDVSFAVKEIHISTALPITESAVYLNIETKEGQKLCVEMSSRGFCVVGNEFNSKAETDCSDDAIYFETPYALLDKYSPLYRDTFGNTLICKLNEIKEMEDKNNK